Proteins from a single region of Bactrocera neohumeralis isolate Rockhampton unplaced genomic scaffold, APGP_CSIRO_Bneo_wtdbg2-racon-allhic-juicebox.fasta_v2 cluster10, whole genome shotgun sequence:
- the LOC126765165 gene encoding uncharacterized protein LOC126765165 yields MDSSATKPKLERATHEQLEAYVLFCQAHPEISTGKNCPKTPQRMKELWQQLAEQLNSCRGPIRSATKWKETLDVWKSQLRTRARRLKMTQRLTGGGPSYKPMTDFEEMALSTFGSAAVDGMQNVQSLGLTPIERTDECAISSPTGSPQQLCSHVDASPNPEHYTASPSTPSTYLSLENLNASTLVLSRSARNKLISTLIADIPKRNAAEEERRRELREMMQAIQGLTSSITELIKSFNSNEK; encoded by the exons ATGGACAGTTCTGCAAC taaacCCAAGCTCGAAAGAGCTACGCACGAGCAGTTGGAGGCATATGTGTTGTTTTGCCAAGCACACCCAGAAATTAGTACGGGgaaaaattgcccaaaaacGCCTCAACGGATGAAGGAGTTGTGGCAACAGCTGGCAGAGCAACTTAATTCGTGCAGAGGACCAATACGAAGTGCTACAAAATGGAAAGAG ACGTTAGACGTTTGGAAAAGCCAACTGCGCACTCGAGCAAGGCGGTTGAAAATGACTCAAAGGCTCACAGGTGGAGGTCCAAGTTACAAGCCGATGACGGACTTCGAAGAAATGGCTTTGTCTACATTTGGCTCGGCCGCTGTAGATGGGATGCAAAATGTACAAAGCCTAGGTTTAACGCCAATTGAGCGAACGGATGAATGCGCAATTTCATCACCCACGGGTAGTCCTCAACAATTATGCAGTCATGTagatgcaagcccaaatcccGAACACTATACAGCAAGTCCATCGACACCATCTACGTATCTTAGCTTGGAAAACCTG aaTGCTTCAACTTTGGTGCTATCACGAAGTGCACGAAATAAGCTTATCAGCACTTTGATAGCTGATATACCAAAAAGGAATGCTGCTGAGGAAGAGAGGCGACGGGAGCTTCGTGAAATGATGCAGGCCATTCAAGGCCTAACTAGTTCTATAACAGAACTTATAAAATCGTTTAAtagtaatgaaaaataa